In Candidatus Binataceae bacterium, the sequence TCTTCCCCATCGGTCCCTGTCCCATTGGTCCCATCCCCATCATCGGTCCCGGCCCCATCATGCCGTGGCCGCAAGCGGGCATCATCGGCATCGCGTGCATGTCACGGCCCATCATGTTCTCACCGCCCATCATGCCGGGACCGTACATGTTCGGGCCGCCCCACATGTTATGACCTCTCCACACGGGCGCTCCGTTCATCGGTCCCCGCCCCATGCCCATGTTCCAGCCGCCGGGCTGAGCGGGCGCGGCCTGGGATGCTGGGCCCTGCTGGTTCCCGGACATGAAGGGTTGGGCTGCGGCGCCTGGGGTCCAAAAGGTCAGGCTTCCCGCGACCGCCGTCAGCACAATGGCTGTCAGCGCGACAGCTGTCAGACTTACGATTGAAAATGTGCGCTTCACTGGCATTAACCTCCAAATGTGGGCTTCGCGATATCGATCCGAGCAGGTCTCTACGTCCTACCACATCAAGTACGCTTCGCGCGCGCCGCGGCTTCTGAAATAATCGCTCTGTGGCCAGGCAGATAACCGTCGATGCAGTGCTCGAGGCGCTCGGGCGCGTGAGCTACCCCGGCTACGCCGCCGACGTCGTTTCTCTGGGAATAGTCGAAGCCGTCGAACCGCTGGAATCTCCCGGCGGCTTTGCGGTGATCCTGCGCAAGGCGACAGAGGACGATCGCCTGATGCACGATCTCGCCGGCGCGATCAGCACCAGGCTCAAGCGCGACCTGGGCGTCGCGCGGGTCGAACTCAAGCTGCGCAAGCTCGAGGCCGAGCTGGGCGAGAAGACCGGCCGCGTGCGCCTCGAGGGCACGCGCTACGTGGTCGCCGTGCTGAGCGGCAAGGGCGGGGTCGGCAAATCGACCGTCGCCGTGAACCTTGCGATGGCGCTCAAGCGGCTCGGTATGACGGTGGGGCTGATGGACGCCGACATCTATGGGCCGTCCGTCCCGATGATGTTCGGCGTGGGTGAGGAGAGGCCGCGCGCGGCCGGCGGCCAGAATTTCTATCCGGTCGAGCGCTACGGGGTGAAGCTCATCTCGATGGGCTTCTTTTTGACCGAAAAGTCGCCGGTCATCTGGCGCGGCCCGATGGTGATGGGCGCGGTGCGCCAGTTTCTCAAGGACACACTCTGGGGCACGCAGGATTTTCTGATCGTCGATCTGCCGCCGGGAACCGGCGACGCACAGCTCACCCTGGCGCAGCAGGTCGCGCTCGACGGCGCCGTCATCGTCACCACGCCGCAGGACGTCGCGCTGCTTGATGCGACGCGGGCGGTGCAGATGCTCCATCAGCTTCACTGCCCGATTATCGGCGTGGTCGAGAACATGAGCTGCTTCGTGTGCCCCGACTGTGGCGAGCGCGACGAGCTGTTCGGCGCGGGCGGCGGAGGAAAACTCGCGATGGAGGAGGGCACCCGCGTGCTGGCGCAGATCCCGATACATATCGAGGTGCGAGAGGCAGGCGACGCGGGGATGCCGATCGTGCTGAAAGACCCCGAGCATCCCGCGAGCCGCGCCTTCATGGATCTCGCGCGCGGCGTGCTCGCTGCGATGCCGAAGGACTAGCGGCAAGTATCGTTCGCCCTTTGTTCGTTGACGCGATGTTTTTTGCGCGTAAGCCCAGGACCGAACGGGCTAATTCCACCGTCCCGGACGCTGTTGGTAACTGCGGTCCGGCCAATTTACTTTGCTCGCGCGCTCCGATAAAACGACAGAGCACTATCAGTTCCGCTTATCTCTCGGGGGCGGCCGCGACGGGCGCGCCTGAGGGACATTTGTGGGGATTACCTGTGAAAACGGGGCGGTGAACTGAGAAGGGGAATATGGCGAAGATTCGATTAGCGATCGTCGGAGTGGGTAACTGCGCGTCCTCACTCCTCCAGGGCATCGAGTATTACCGCAATGCCCCGGCCAAAGCGCAGTGCAGCCCGGTCGGCCTGATGCACTACGACCTTGGCGGCTACAAGCCGGGCGATATCGAGGTCGCCTGCGCGTTCGATATCGATTCGCGCAAGGTCGGACGCCACCTGGAGGACGCCTGCTTCGCGCCGCCGAACAACACCATCACCATCTGGCGCGATCTGCCGAACTACGGCGTCACCGTCGATATGGGCGAAGTTCACGACGGCGTCGCCGACCACATGGCCCAGTACCCGCCCGAATCGAGCTTCCTGCCGTCCAAGGAAAAGCCGGTCGATATCGAACGGCGGCTGCGCGAGAGCGGCGCCGAAGTGATGCTGTGCTATCTGCCGGTAGGCAGCCAGAAGGCGGTCGAACGTTACGCGCGCGCCTGTCTGGCGACGGGCGTGAGCCTGCTCAACTGCATGCCGGTGTTTATCGTCTCGAACGAGAAATGGGCGGCCGAGTTCAGCGAGCGCAAGATTCCGGTGATCGGCGACGACGTCAAGTCGCAGCTCGGCTCGACCATACTGCATCGCACCATCATGAAGCTGTTCGCCGACCGCGGGATCAAGGTGCGCCACACCTACCAGCTCAACACCGGCGGCAACACCGACTTCCTCAACATGCTCGACCGCTCGCGTCTGGGCTCCAAGCGCAAGTCCAAGACCGAGGCGGTGCAGAGCGTGATGCCCGAGCGGATGCCCGATGGTGACGTGCATATCGGTCCCTCGGATTATGTCGCCTGGCAGCACGACAACAAGGTCTGCTTTCTGCGGATCGAGGGCGAGGGCTTCGCCGGAATTCCGATCGAGCTCGAGCTCAGGATGTCGGTGCAGGATTCGCCCAACTCGGGGGGCGTGGTGATCGACGGGATTCGATGCCTGCGGCTGGCGCGCGATCGCAAGATCGGCGGACCGCTCTACTCGATCGCGGCCTACACGATGAAGCATCCGCCGCGCCAGATCGCCGACGATATCGCCCGCGAACGGGTCGAGAAGTTCATCAGCGGCGAGATCGAGCGCTAACGCCGCGCGCGCCCGGCGCGAAGCCGGACGCCGATCACGCCGCCCCCGCATCGCAGCCGATGAGCGGTTCCAGCAACACGGTAGGCCGCCTTTTCAGCCTCGGCGCGCAGGGCTACGACGCCGTGCGGCGCAATCTGGTCCCATGCTTTGACGGCTTCTACGGAAGCGCGCTCGACACGATCACGGACTGGGCCGGCGCGCGCGCGCCGGCGGCACTCGACGTACTCGATCTCGGCGCGGGCACCGGGCTCTTTTCCGCGATGGTACTCGAGCGCCTGCCTGGAGCGAGGATTCACCTAGTCGACGTGTCCGACGCAATGCTCGCGCAGGCGCGGCAGAGGTTCGCCACCGCCGGCCGCTCAAGCGTGAGCTTCGAGGTGAGCGACTACACGCAGCAGAGCCTCGGCGGTCCGTGGGACCTGGTGGTCTCCGCGCTCTCAATCCATCACCTTGACGACGGCGCCAAGCGCTCGCTCTTCGCGCGCGTCCTCGAGGCGCTCCGGCCGGGCGGCCTGTTCGTCAATGCCGAGCAGGTGCTGGGGCCCACGCCGGCGGCCGAGGCACGCTATCGGCGGCTGTGGGACGAGCAGGTGCTGGGTTCGGGCGTTGACCGCGCCGAATACGAGCGGGCGGTCGAGCGGATGCGGCACGACCGATGCGCCACGCTCGCCGATCAGCTCGAATGGATGCGCACCGCCGGCTTTGTCGAGGTCGATTGCGCGTTCAAGCAATGGCGCTTCGCGGTCTTTTTCGGTTCGCGCCCTTAGGCGCGGGATCGGACGCCGCGTCCGCGAGGCTCTTTCTCCGACTGCCGCCGCCGCCGTAGAATTGGTTCCACCATGAGTGTGCTGCGATGAGCGTGCTGCGATGGGTGTGCTGAAGGACAAGACGATCGTGCTCGGCGTGTGCGGCGGAATCGCCGCTTACAAGGCCGCCGAGCTGGTGCGACTGCTGAGCGCCGAGCAGGCGCGGGTGCGCGTGATGATGTCGCGCAACGCCGCCGAGTTCATCACGCCGCTCACGCTCCAGGCGCTCAGCGCCAATCCGGTCGCGACCGACACCTTCAGCCTCACCCAGGAGTCCGAGATCGGCCATATCCGGCTCGCCGACACCGCCGACGCGATCGTGATTGCGCCCGCCAGTGCCGACGTAATCGGCAAGGCCGCGGCCGGGATCGCCGACGATATCCTCACCACCGTGCTGCTCGCCGCGCGATGCCCCGTCGCCTTTGCGCCGGCGATGAACGTGCACATGTACGAGCATCCGGCCGTGGTCGAGAACCTTGCCCGGCTGCGCGCGCGCGGGGTCACGGTTATCGAGCCCGCCGCGGGCGAGCTCGCGTGCGGCTACGAGGGCAAGGGGCGGCTGCCGGACCCGGCTTCGATCGTCG encodes:
- a CDS encoding inositol-3-phosphate synthase — encoded protein: MAKIRLAIVGVGNCASSLLQGIEYYRNAPAKAQCSPVGLMHYDLGGYKPGDIEVACAFDIDSRKVGRHLEDACFAPPNNTITIWRDLPNYGVTVDMGEVHDGVADHMAQYPPESSFLPSKEKPVDIERRLRESGAEVMLCYLPVGSQKAVERYARACLATGVSLLNCMPVFIVSNEKWAAEFSERKIPVIGDDVKSQLGSTILHRTIMKLFADRGIKVRHTYQLNTGGNTDFLNMLDRSRLGSKRKSKTEAVQSVMPERMPDGDVHIGPSDYVAWQHDNKVCFLRIEGEGFAGIPIELELRMSVQDSPNSGGVVIDGIRCLRLARDRKIGGPLYSIAAYTMKHPPRQIADDIARERVEKFISGEIER
- a CDS encoding class I SAM-dependent methyltransferase, translating into MSGSSNTVGRLFSLGAQGYDAVRRNLVPCFDGFYGSALDTITDWAGARAPAALDVLDLGAGTGLFSAMVLERLPGARIHLVDVSDAMLAQARQRFATAGRSSVSFEVSDYTQQSLGGPWDLVVSALSIHHLDDGAKRSLFARVLEALRPGGLFVNAEQVLGPTPAAEARYRRLWDEQVLGSGVDRAEYERAVERMRHDRCATLADQLEWMRTAGFVEVDCAFKQWRFAVFFGSRP
- a CDS encoding Mrp/NBP35 family ATP-binding protein; the protein is MARQITVDAVLEALGRVSYPGYAADVVSLGIVEAVEPLESPGGFAVILRKATEDDRLMHDLAGAISTRLKRDLGVARVELKLRKLEAELGEKTGRVRLEGTRYVVAVLSGKGGVGKSTVAVNLAMALKRLGMTVGLMDADIYGPSVPMMFGVGEERPRAAGGQNFYPVERYGVKLISMGFFLTEKSPVIWRGPMVMGAVRQFLKDTLWGTQDFLIVDLPPGTGDAQLTLAQQVALDGAVIVTTPQDVALLDATRAVQMLHQLHCPIIGVVENMSCFVCPDCGERDELFGAGGGGKLAMEEGTRVLAQIPIHIEVREAGDAGMPIVLKDPEHPASRAFMDLARGVLAAMPKD